A single Sulfurimonas crateris DNA region contains:
- the dnaA gene encoding chromosomal replication initiator protein DnaA gives MNIGQKILLLLKDEIPEIEYNRYIKHLIYDVKKSTSDTAIFYAPNSLVLNWIKNKYSAKIRHLFEVHDSSNVNVKILLKNQLESKKSEPKKEQKHQHSLLNPSHTFENFMVGGSNQFAYAAVKSVSEKAGVLYNPLFIHGGVGLGKTHLMQAAGNVFQNQGKIVIYTTVEQFLNDFIRHVRNKTMERFQEKYRKCDVLLIDDIQFLSNKEGIQEEFFHTFEALKGVGKQIILTADKHPKKIAGLEKRLQSRFEHGLVADIQPPELETKIAIIENKCKINKVVLSKDIINYIATVIESNVREIEGILSKLHAYSQLMHVDIDLPFTKNVLKDQLQENRANLTLDIITQSVAKDLNIKPSEIRSKGRSKNLVYARRIAIYLCRDLTQNTMPQLAQYFGMKDHTAISHTLKKINELIQNDEDFKVKIEELTNKITSSS, from the coding sequence GTGAATATAGGCCAAAAGATTTTGCTTCTGCTAAAAGATGAGATACCGGAAATTGAATATAACAGATATATAAAGCATCTTATCTACGACGTAAAAAAATCTACAAGCGATACAGCTATTTTTTACGCTCCAAACTCTCTGGTACTAAACTGGATAAAAAACAAGTACAGCGCAAAAATAAGACATCTGTTCGAAGTCCATGACTCATCTAATGTAAATGTCAAGATCTTACTTAAAAACCAGCTAGAATCTAAAAAGAGTGAACCAAAAAAAGAGCAGAAACATCAACACTCTCTTTTAAATCCTTCACACACTTTTGAAAATTTTATGGTCGGAGGCTCCAACCAGTTCGCCTACGCGGCGGTAAAGAGCGTAAGTGAGAAGGCTGGCGTTCTTTACAATCCTCTATTTATTCACGGAGGGGTAGGTTTAGGAAAGACTCACCTGATGCAGGCGGCGGGAAATGTTTTTCAAAATCAGGGAAAAATAGTTATCTACACTACCGTTGAGCAGTTTTTAAATGATTTTATACGTCATGTCAGAAATAAGACTATGGAGAGATTTCAAGAGAAGTACCGCAAATGCGATGTTCTTCTAATTGACGATATACAATTCTTAAGCAATAAAGAGGGAATTCAAGAGGAGTTTTTTCACACATTTGAAGCACTAAAAGGGGTTGGAAAACAGATCATTCTAACAGCAGATAAGCACCCTAAAAAGATAGCGGGACTTGAGAAGAGACTTCAAAGCAGATTTGAACACGGTCTTGTTGCAGATATTCAACCGCCGGAACTTGAGACAAAAATAGCGATTATAGAGAACAAGTGTAAGATAAACAAAGTTGTTCTCTCTAAAGATATCATAAACTACATAGCAACCGTTATTGAGAGCAATGTTCGCGAAATAGAGGGTATCTTATCAAAACTGCATGCCTATTCACAGCTCATGCATGTAGATATAGATCTCCCTTTTACAAAAAACGTGCTAAAAGATCAGCTCCAAGAGAATCGTGCAAATCTTACACTGGACATCATTACACAAAGCGTTGCTAAAGATCTTAATATAAAACCAAGTGAAATACGCTCAAAAGGAAGAAGCAAAAATCTGGTATATGCCAGAAGAATTGCAATATATCTCTGCCGTGATCTAACTCAAAACACCATGCCGCAGCTTGCTCAATACTTTGGAATGAAAGATCATACGGCGATCAGCCACACACTGAAAAAAATAAACGAACTAATCCAAAATGATGAAGATTTCAAGGTTAAAATAGAAGAATTGACCAATAAAATAACTTCATCTTCTTAA
- the dnaN gene encoding DNA polymerase III subunit beta → MKITVQKSIIENILVHVQPFLEKKDASQITSHVLIDVSNSKLNVKATDYEIGLFVSTDKVNIIGNGTVTANGKKLLDIVRILKDGDINLELKSDTLYISQSHSNFKLPTFSHSEFPSFPAYEGKPRILINSHSLIDSLKKITPSIDSNSPKFELNGALIDIKESGINFASTDTRRLAVVNIENQNSNELSIIIPKKAIVEIQKLFFDNLELYYDDTSLIIHSEQYTFFTKLINGKFPEYSRIIPKEISKTLTLPKAIMIESIKQITTISSDVKITFLNNTITFESLSDDNIEAKTEIDYETGFSSPFVIAINSKHLLDFLNSINSSEFNIGLNESNLPFVLSEGNFKTVVMPIVI, encoded by the coding sequence ATGAAGATAACAGTACAAAAATCTATCATTGAAAATATCTTGGTTCATGTTCAACCATTTCTAGAAAAAAAAGATGCTTCACAGATTACATCTCACGTATTAATAGATGTTTCAAACTCAAAACTAAATGTTAAAGCTACAGATTACGAGATAGGTCTTTTTGTATCTACAGACAAAGTAAATATTATTGGAAACGGTACAGTTACCGCAAACGGTAAAAAACTTTTAGATATTGTAAGAATCTTAAAAGATGGTGATATAAATTTAGAACTTAAAAGTGACACGCTCTATATTTCACAATCACACTCTAACTTTAAACTGCCTACTTTCTCGCATAGTGAATTTCCGTCTTTTCCTGCTTATGAGGGAAAACCGCGTATCTTGATAAATTCTCATTCACTTATAGATTCTCTTAAAAAAATAACTCCATCAATCGATAGCAACAGTCCTAAATTTGAACTAAACGGTGCACTTATCGACATAAAAGAGAGTGGGATCAACTTTGCATCTACAGATACAAGAAGATTGGCAGTTGTAAACATCGAGAACCAAAACAGCAATGAGTTATCTATAATAATTCCTAAAAAAGCGATAGTAGAGATCCAAAAACTATTTTTTGATAATTTAGAGCTCTATTATGATGATACAAGTCTTATTATTCACTCTGAGCAGTACACTTTTTTTACCAAACTTATAAACGGAAAATTTCCTGAATACTCAAGAATTATTCCAAAAGAGATATCAAAAACACTAACTCTTCCAAAAGCTATTATGATAGAGTCAATAAAACAGATAACTACGATCTCTTCAGATGTAAAAATAACCTTCTTAAACAATACAATAACGTTTGAATCACTAAGTGATGACAACATAGAAGCAAAAACAGAAATTGATTATGAAACAGGCTTCTCATCACCTTTTGTCATTGCTATCAACAGCAAACATCTTTTAGATTTTTTAAATAGCATAAACAGCTCAGAGTTTAACATAGGTTTAAATGAGAGCAATCTTCCTTTTGTTTTAAGTGAAGGCAATTTTAAAACTGTCGTAATGCCTATAGTTATTTAA
- the gyrB gene encoding DNA topoisomerase (ATP-hydrolyzing) subunit B: MENYGASNIKVLKGLEAVRKRPGMYIGDTGHRGLHHLVYEVIDNSIDEAMAGHCDTINVTLTKKGTCMVSDNGRGIPTDMHPTEGMSAATVVLTVLHAGGKFDKDTYKVSGGLHGVGVSVVNALSSELKMTIYRNGEIHEQDFKKGIPQEALSIIGKTRKTGTTIEFAPDPSIFTETVTFEFEYLARRFKELAYLNPFITINFSDERTNVSQTYHFEGGIAQYVTDLNKKQEVAKVFEFSSKIEDIEFDIALMYNDSYEEKVYSFVNNIRTPNGGTHEAGFRAALTRAISNYNSQNGAAKEKDIKISGEDTGEGLIAIVSARVPEPQFEGQTKGKLGNTYVRPLVQKATYELLSKYFEENPIEAKAIVAKSLMAARGREAAKKARELTRRKDSMSVGTLPGKLADCQSKDASICELYLVEGDSAGGSAKMGRDRVFQAILPLKGKILNVEKARLDKILKSEEITNMITAMGCGIGDEYNEEKLRYHKIIIMTDADVDGSHIQTLLLTFFFRHFRAVIENGYLYLAQPPLYRYKKGKKEIYFKDDRQMNDFLIDNGIESLEIENVGHNDLVSYFRMVDHYRGSLEALERRYALVGLIRHFIENPDIIGLDIKSMYEKVEEFLTINGNNILTKTITEDSIHIFVQTKGGMEELLINDELFGAPHFSEASYIYEKIKDWNLDFKDDVLKILNNIIDYAKKGAYIQRYKGLGEMNPEQLWETTMTPENRVLLQVTIEDAELASDTFTLFMGDEVEPRRNYIQTHAKDVKHLDV, translated from the coding sequence ATGGAAAATTACGGCGCTAGTAATATTAAAGTCCTAAAAGGATTAGAAGCAGTTCGTAAACGACCCGGTATGTATATTGGCGATACCGGTCATAGAGGTTTGCATCATTTAGTTTATGAAGTTATTGACAACTCTATTGATGAGGCGATGGCAGGACATTGTGATACCATAAACGTTACTCTTACAAAAAAGGGTACCTGTATGGTTTCGGATAATGGGCGCGGTATTCCTACGGATATGCACCCTACTGAGGGAATGAGCGCAGCGACTGTTGTACTAACCGTTCTTCATGCCGGCGGTAAATTTGACAAAGATACATATAAAGTCTCAGGCGGTCTTCACGGTGTCGGTGTATCTGTTGTAAATGCTCTATCTTCAGAACTTAAAATGACTATTTACAGAAATGGAGAGATCCACGAGCAGGATTTCAAAAAAGGTATACCTCAAGAAGCTCTTAGCATTATAGGTAAAACCCGTAAAACAGGAACTACGATAGAGTTTGCTCCGGATCCTAGTATATTTACCGAAACAGTAACTTTTGAGTTTGAATATTTAGCTAGAAGATTTAAAGAACTTGCATATCTTAACCCATTTATAACTATCAATTTCAGTGATGAAAGAACCAATGTTTCACAAACATATCATTTTGAGGGCGGTATTGCTCAATATGTTACAGATCTGAATAAAAAACAGGAAGTTGCTAAAGTTTTTGAATTCAGCTCAAAAATAGAAGATATAGAGTTTGATATAGCTCTTATGTACAACGACTCTTATGAAGAGAAGGTCTACTCTTTTGTAAATAATATCCGTACTCCAAACGGTGGTACTCATGAAGCAGGATTTCGTGCAGCTCTGACACGTGCAATATCAAACTATAACTCACAAAACGGTGCAGCAAAAGAGAAAGATATAAAAATAAGCGGTGAAGATACAGGTGAAGGTCTTATTGCCATCGTTTCAGCTCGTGTTCCTGAACCACAGTTTGAGGGACAGACAAAGGGTAAACTAGGAAATACTTATGTAAGACCGTTAGTTCAAAAAGCAACATATGAACTTTTAAGTAAATATTTTGAAGAGAATCCAATAGAAGCAAAAGCGATCGTTGCTAAATCATTAATGGCTGCGCGTGGTCGTGAAGCTGCAAAAAAAGCGAGAGAATTAACACGTAGAAAAGATTCTATGAGCGTAGGAACACTTCCCGGAAAACTTGCAGATTGTCAAAGCAAAGATGCTTCTATCTGTGAACTTTATCTGGTGGAGGGCGACTCTGCAGGCGGCTCTGCAAAGATGGGTCGTGATAGAGTATTTCAAGCTATCCTTCCTCTTAAAGGTAAGATCTTAAATGTTGAAAAAGCAAGACTTGACAAAATTTTAAAGTCTGAAGAGATCACAAATATGATCACTGCAATGGGTTGTGGTATCGGTGATGAGTATAATGAAGAAAAACTTCGTTACCACAAGATCATTATTATGACCGATGCCGATGTTGACGGTTCACATATTCAGACTCTGCTTCTTACATTTTTCTTCCGTCATTTCCGTGCCGTGATCGAGAACGGGTATCTATATTTGGCTCAGCCGCCTCTTTACCGCTACAAAAAAGGCAAAAAAGAGATCTACTTTAAAGATGATCGCCAGATGAATGACTTCTTAATTGATAACGGCATAGAGTCTTTAGAGATCGAGAATGTAGGACACAACGATCTAGTTTCTTACTTTAGAATGGTTGACCACTATAGAGGCTCACTTGAAGCTCTAGAGAGAAGATATGCACTTGTAGGTCTTATACGCCATTTCATAGAAAATCCTGATATTATCGGGCTTGATATAAAAAGTATGTATGAGAAAGTAGAAGAGTTTTTAACTATAAACGGAAACAATATTCTTACTAAAACTATTACTGAAGATTCAATTCATATTTTTGTACAGACAAAAGGCGGAATGGAAGAGCTGCTTATAAACGATGAGCTCTTTGGAGCTCCTCACTTTAGTGAAGCAAGTTATATCTATGAAAAGATAAAAGATTGGAATCTAGATTTTAAAGATGATGTTTTAAAAATCTTAAACAATATTATCGACTATGCAAAAAAAGGCGCGTATATTCAACGTTATAAAGGTCTGGGAGAGATGAATCCGGAACAGCTCTGGGAGACTACTATGACTCCTGAAAATAGAGTTTTACTTCAGGTAACAATCGAAGATGCAGAACTTGCAAGCGATACCTTTACTCTATTTATGGGTGATGAAGTTGAGCCTCGTCGTAACTATATTCAAACACATGCAAAAGACGTTAAACATCTAGATGTTTAA
- a CDS encoding bifunctional diguanylate cyclase/phosphodiesterase: MLLPEIKEREYRFKLALRMVLPIFALVFALVIHTFITSKDTISTSFYIESILILVFSIYFIFYLIYKGFDTKITESVSKAFTREYMYKYLKNEIRDSKEYTLVLLSVDNLYEINSRYGIKNGDNILFKTLEWIAVYLKSKDIYNFPIGRIKGGDFVIGLSGDKSRYKTIIELMCLKSEDFKIDDIEVQISGAINDTKFSRDIDYLIENLFELQIKNRDSKSALESTDDVNPNELEYGVINAIKREDLLIYTQSVFENDSELFKECFVKLKREDGTIIHQKNYMKILDKLRLMGDYDLIVLEKTLKMCKRSDKGKFAIHISPTSLRNYTVLTKIKEIFEKNECVKNRIILIFEESEYYPRIEKFNAILQQLRSLGVLVAVDRLGSLHTSFLYLRDLDIDIVRIDPYYTKESEEKEYKNIISGFSVMAHEKGVKTWVKMIESQSSLDLAKELKIDYMQGRYIAPLDKNENDRS; the protein is encoded by the coding sequence ATGCTACTTCCAGAGATCAAAGAGAGAGAGTACCGCTTTAAGTTAGCTCTTAGAATGGTGCTTCCTATTTTTGCTCTCGTCTTCGCTTTAGTTATTCACACTTTTATTACAAGTAAAGATACGATCAGCACCTCGTTTTACATTGAATCAATCCTTATTTTAGTATTTAGCATCTATTTTATCTTTTATCTTATATATAAAGGGTTTGACACCAAAATAACAGAGAGTGTCTCAAAAGCTTTTACAAGAGAGTATATGTACAAGTATCTAAAAAATGAGATCAGAGACTCTAAAGAGTATACGCTCGTGCTTTTAAGTGTTGATAATCTTTATGAGATAAACAGCCGTTACGGCATTAAGAACGGTGATAACATACTATTTAAAACACTTGAGTGGATAGCCGTGTATTTAAAATCAAAAGACATATACAACTTCCCAATAGGGCGCATTAAAGGGGGCGATTTTGTTATCGGACTAAGCGGTGATAAGAGCAGATATAAAACCATTATAGAGTTGATGTGTCTAAAGAGTGAAGATTTTAAGATCGATGATATTGAAGTGCAGATATCTGGAGCTATAAATGATACAAAATTTTCAAGAGATATTGATTATTTGATAGAGAATCTTTTTGAGTTGCAGATTAAGAACAGAGACTCCAAATCAGCACTGGAAAGTACCGATGATGTAAATCCGAATGAACTTGAATACGGTGTTATAAATGCAATTAAAAGAGAAGATCTATTGATCTATACACAGAGTGTTTTTGAAAATGATAGTGAACTCTTTAAAGAGTGTTTTGTTAAGCTAAAGAGAGAAGACGGGACGATAATCCATCAAAAAAATTATATGAAAATTTTGGATAAACTGAGATTGATGGGTGATTATGATCTTATTGTTTTGGAAAAAACACTCAAGATGTGCAAGAGGTCAGATAAAGGTAAGTTTGCCATTCATATCTCTCCTACTTCTCTTAGAAATTATACGGTCTTAACAAAGATAAAAGAGATTTTTGAAAAAAACGAGTGTGTGAAAAATAGAATTATATTGATATTTGAAGAGAGTGAGTACTATCCAAGGATAGAGAAATTTAACGCTATATTGCAGCAACTTAGAAGTTTAGGGGTTCTTGTTGCCGTAGATAGACTCGGTTCTCTGCATACAAGCTTTTTATATCTGCGTGATCTGGATATTGATATTGTAAGAATAGATCCATACTATACGAAAGAGAGCGAAGAGAAAGAGTATAAAAATATTATAAGCGGTTTTAGTGTTATGGCACATGAAAAGGGTGTTAAGACATGGGTAAAGATGATCGAGAGCCAGAGCAGTTTGGATCTGGCAAAAGAGTTGAAAATTGATTATATGCAGGGCAGATATATTGCGCCTTTAGATAAAAATGAAAATGACAGGAGTTAA
- the queF gene encoding preQ(1) synthase — MKYGEKIVNEFDVEKDLEIWPNEHKRDYLIKMTLPEFSCLCPRSGYPDYATIYLEYTPDEWVVELKAIKLYINSFRERHISHENSANEIYSVLERKLKPKYMKIVADYNPRGNVHTVIEIDSSRL; from the coding sequence ATGAAGTATGGTGAAAAAATAGTTAATGAGTTTGATGTAGAGAAAGATCTGGAAATATGGCCAAATGAGCACAAAAGAGACTATCTTATAAAGATGACGCTTCCGGAGTTCTCTTGTCTTTGTCCAAGAAGCGGATATCCGGACTATGCGACAATATATTTGGAGTATACGCCTGATGAGTGGGTTGTCGAGTTAAAGGCCATTAAACTATATATAAACTCGTTTAGAGAGAGACATATTTCACATGAGAACAGCGCAAATGAGATATATAGCGTTTTGGAGAGAAAATTAAAGCCAAAATATATGAAAATAGTGGCTGATTACAATCCTAGAGGAAATGTTCACACCGTTATAGAGATTGACAGTTCAAGACTTTAG
- a CDS encoding CCA tRNA nucleotidyltransferase, which produces MIDYPSKLDTIFDKLKSHGIRPIIVGGYIRDYLVDIESKDIDIELYGISSFTELQNILKEFGSVNVVGESFGVCKLYFEEYDLDFSFPRSDNKVKSGHRGFEITIDTTLDFKTATSRRDFTMNSVGYDVVEKKILDPFGGLDDFKNKTLKAVNLESFGEDPLRVLRAVQFATRFELKIENDLFSLCKDMVTNGLLDELAKERIFEEIKKLLLYAKKPSRGFELLREFGSDLYTQNISVIDEIAKERTANKQTNIVLMLAALCYDFSQKEAQDFIEKLTDEREILNRSLLLIEKHNEIDNIYEKGLNDYRLYKLAAEVNIEELLILSSSIYFSKSGSKIYKAGEEVKKRAKELNILNKKLPALLAGKDILEFGLKPSPIFSEILNSAYEAQMRGEFKSHKDALNWLKNYLKS; this is translated from the coding sequence ATGATCGATTACCCGAGTAAACTAGATACTATATTTGATAAATTAAAGAGTCACGGTATTAGACCTATTATTGTAGGTGGGTATATAAGAGACTACCTTGTTGATATTGAGTCAAAAGATATAGATATTGAGCTCTATGGCATCTCATCTTTTACAGAGTTGCAAAATATACTAAAAGAGTTCGGCAGCGTAAATGTAGTTGGGGAAAGTTTTGGGGTTTGCAAACTATATTTTGAGGAGTATGATCTTGATTTCTCATTTCCAAGAAGTGATAACAAAGTAAAATCAGGGCATCGTGGGTTTGAGATAACTATAGATACGACACTTGATTTTAAAACTGCAACATCAAGAAGAGATTTTACGATGAACTCTGTGGGTTATGATGTTGTAGAGAAAAAGATATTGGACCCCTTTGGCGGTCTTGATGATTTTAAGAACAAAACACTTAAAGCCGTAAATTTGGAGAGTTTTGGAGAGGATCCTCTTAGAGTTTTAAGAGCTGTTCAATTTGCTACAAGATTTGAACTGAAAATAGAGAATGATCTTTTTTCTTTGTGTAAAGATATGGTTACAAATGGACTCTTAGACGAACTTGCAAAAGAGAGAATTTTTGAGGAGATCAAAAAGCTCCTTCTTTATGCAAAAAAACCATCACGCGGATTTGAGCTCTTAAGAGAGTTCGGAAGTGATCTATATACTCAAAATATCTCTGTGATAGATGAAATCGCAAAAGAGCGGACAGCTAACAAACAGACAAACATCGTTTTAATGTTAGCGGCTCTCTGTTATGATTTTTCTCAAAAAGAGGCGCAGGATTTTATAGAAAAACTAACAGATGAGAGAGAGATTTTAAATAGATCTCTTCTGTTAATTGAAAAACATAATGAGATAGATAATATTTACGAAAAAGGTTTAAATGATTACCGATTGTACAAGCTTGCCGCTGAAGTAAATATTGAGGAGCTTCTAATTTTGAGTAGTTCTATCTACTTTTCAAAAAGTGGCTCTAAAATTTACAAGGCAGGCGAAGAGGTAAAAAAAAGGGCTAAAGAGTTAAATATACTCAATAAAAAGCTTCCCGCACTTTTGGCGGGAAAAGATATTTTAGAGTTTGGACTTAAGCCCTCACCCATATTTTCGGAGATTTTAAACAGCGCCTACGAAGCTCAGATGCGTGGTGAATTTAAGAGTCATAAAGATGCTCTTAATTGGTTAAAAAACTACCTAAAGTCTTGA
- the typA gene encoding translational GTPase TypA, whose product MQKIRNIAVIAHVDHGKTTLVDGLLEQSGTFGSHEHHDERAMDSNDLERERGITILSKNTAIRYKDYKINIIDTPGHADFGGEVERVLKMVDGVLVLVDAYEGVMPQTKFVVKKMLALGKKPIVVINKIDKPSADPERVVDEMFDLFAAMDATEDQLDFPIIYAAARDGIAKLDMADPDGNFECIFETILSQIPEPEGDRENHTQAQVFTLDYDNYVGKIGISRIFNGVIRKGDNVMLAKADGELVKGRISKLIGFHGLNRMEIQEAEAGDIVAFAGLETVDVGDTVCDPANPMPLDPMHIEEPTLTVVFSVNDSPLAGQEGKHVTSNKLKDRLEAEMTTNVAMKLEVVGEGKFKVSGRGELQITVLAENMRRENFEFGVSRPEVIVKEIEGIKCEPFEHLVIDLPEEFGGTIIERLGKRKAEMKSMVPMGQGFQRIEFEIPARALIGFRGQFLTDTKGEGVMNHSFLEFRPFSGSVESRSYGALISMENGETLAYSLFNIQDRGVLFIGPQTKVYEGMIIGEHSRSNDLVVNPIKGKAQSNVRSSGADEAIKLIPPRDMSLERALEWIEDDELLEVTPKSIRIRKKYLTENERKRYSRK is encoded by the coding sequence GTGCAAAAGATTAGAAATATTGCAGTAATCGCCCATGTTGACCATGGAAAAACTACACTTGTTGACGGATTGTTAGAACAATCAGGAACATTCGGCTCACATGAGCATCATGATGAGCGTGCTATGGATAGCAATGATTTGGAGAGAGAACGCGGTATTACTATTCTTTCAAAAAATACGGCTATTCGCTATAAAGATTATAAGATCAACATCATAGATACTCCGGGCCACGCCGATTTTGGTGGAGAAGTTGAGCGTGTTTTAAAGATGGTTGACGGTGTTTTGGTACTTGTTGATGCGTATGAGGGTGTTATGCCTCAAACGAAATTCGTTGTTAAAAAGATGCTTGCACTCGGTAAAAAACCGATTGTCGTTATTAACAAAATAGACAAACCTTCTGCTGATCCAGAGCGTGTTGTAGATGAGATGTTTGACCTTTTTGCGGCTATGGATGCAACTGAAGATCAGCTTGACTTTCCTATTATATACGCAGCGGCACGTGATGGAATTGCTAAGCTTGATATGGCAGATCCTGACGGAAACTTTGAGTGTATATTTGAGACTATCTTATCTCAGATCCCTGAACCTGAGGGTGACAGAGAAAATCACACTCAAGCACAGGTATTTACTCTTGACTACGATAACTACGTAGGTAAAATAGGTATTTCACGTATATTTAACGGTGTTATCAGAAAAGGTGACAACGTTATGCTTGCAAAAGCTGACGGTGAGCTTGTAAAAGGACGTATCTCAAAGCTAATAGGCTTTCACGGACTTAACCGTATGGAGATCCAAGAAGCTGAAGCGGGTGATATAGTTGCATTTGCAGGTTTAGAGACTGTTGATGTCGGCGATACTGTATGTGATCCGGCTAATCCTATGCCTCTTGATCCAATGCACATTGAAGAGCCTACTTTGACGGTTGTATTTTCAGTAAATGACTCTCCTCTTGCAGGACAGGAAGGAAAGCACGTAACTTCAAACAAGCTAAAAGACAGACTTGAAGCTGAGATGACGACAAACGTTGCTATGAAGCTTGAAGTTGTAGGCGAGGGTAAATTTAAAGTTTCAGGGCGCGGTGAGCTTCAAATCACTGTTCTTGCAGAAAATATGAGACGTGAAAATTTTGAGTTTGGTGTATCTCGTCCGGAAGTTATCGTTAAAGAGATCGAAGGTATAAAATGTGAACCGTTCGAGCACCTTGTAATAGATCTTCCTGAAGAGTTCGGCGGTACAATAATCGAGCGTCTTGGAAAAAGAAAAGCTGAGATGAAGTCTATGGTTCCAATGGGACAGGGTTTCCAAAGAATAGAGTTTGAGATCCCTGCCCGTGCGCTTATCGGTTTTAGAGGACAGTTCTTGACAGATACTAAAGGAGAGGGTGTTATGAACCACTCTTTCTTAGAGTTCCGTCCGTTTAGCGGAAGTGTTGAATCAAGAAGTTACGGTGCGCTTATCTCTATGGAGAACGGCGAAACTCTTGCATATTCACTATTTAACATTCAAGATCGCGGGGTTCTTTTTATCGGGCCACAAACAAAAGTATATGAGGGTATGATCATCGGTGAACACTCTCGCTCAAACGATCTGGTTGTAAACCCTATTAAAGGAAAAGCGCAATCAAATGTCCGTTCATCAGGAGCAGATGAAGCGATCAAACTTATTCCGCCGCGTGATATGTCGCTAGAGCGCGCTCTAGAGTGGATAGAGGATGATGAGCTTTTGGAAGTAACACCTAAAAGTATCCGTATTCGTAAAAAGTACTTAACTGAAAACGAAAGAAAAAGATACTCACGTAAGTAA
- a CDS encoding bifunctional methionine sulfoxide reductase B/A protein — MNASDFKPWTKKIEQLSDEEKNVLIHKGTERPFVGKYTNEKSRGIYTCKVCDAPLYDSSTKFDSGSGWPSFDDAIEGAIKRIPDADGRRVEIVCANCGAHLGHVFEGEGFTAKNTRHCVNSISLNLVKKPDAKDNNLSYAYFAGGCFWGVEYYLQKLDGVKEVISGFMGGHVKNPSYYEVVRTDTGHLETVEVVYDSSVISYEEIAKTFFEIHDPTQTNGQGPDIGEQYLSAIFVSSDEERKTVESLIEKLEAKGYRVATKILDRSEFYAADESHQDYYDKKGSKPYCHGYVKRF, encoded by the coding sequence ATGAATGCATCTGATTTTAAACCATGGACAAAAAAGATAGAACAGCTGAGCGATGAGGAGAAAAACGTACTGATTCACAAAGGTACAGAGAGACCTTTTGTCGGCAAATATACGAATGAAAAGTCAAGAGGTATCTACACCTGCAAGGTTTGTGACGCTCCGCTTTACGATTCAAGCACGAAGTTTGATTCAGGCAGCGGATGGCCAAGTTTTGACGATGCTATAGAGGGCGCCATCAAGAGAATTCCCGATGCTGATGGCAGAAGAGTAGAGATCGTCTGCGCCAACTGCGGAGCGCATCTGGGTCACGTTTTTGAAGGCGAAGGCTTTACGGCAAAAAATACAAGACACTGCGTGAACTCAATATCTCTTAACCTTGTAAAAAAACCGGATGCCAAAGATAACAACCTCTCTTATGCATACTTTGCAGGTGGATGTTTTTGGGGAGTCGAGTACTATTTGCAAAAACTTGATGGCGTAAAAGAGGTTATCTCAGGATTTATGGGCGGGCATGTAAAAAACCCAAGCTATTATGAAGTAGTCCGTACAGATACAGGGCATCTTGAGACCGTAGAGGTAGTTTATGACAGCAGTGTGATCTCATACGAAGAGATTGCCAAAACATTTTTTGAGATTCACGACCCTACACAGACAAACGGGCAGGGTCCTGATATCGGCGAGCAGTATCTCTCTGCAATATTTGTAAGCAGCGATGAAGAGAGAAAAACAGTCGAGTCTCTTATTGAAAAACTTGAAGCCAAAGGATACAGAGTTGCCACAAAAATACTCGATAGATCAGAGTTTTATGCGGCAGATGAGTCTCATCAGGACTACTATGACAAGAAGGGGAGCAAGCCTTACTGTCATGGCTATGTGAAAAGATTTTAG